The Flavobacteriales bacterium genome includes a region encoding these proteins:
- a CDS encoding beta-lactamase family protein has protein sequence MKHLLLFFFFFVNSLIYSQFNEIKLLQKKLISDEITGSNVALVYKEGSVIYFNIQNSGKVGDKNISNKSYKPYKESLFPIWSMSKPITTVATMILLERGLIKLTDNVSKYIPSMENMNCETEGGIQPCKNQIKIIDLLTHRSGLGYYGNPGYGYGYTNSIKYNNLEEFADDLSEVVLKFEPGSKYFYGINQAVLGRIIEVVSNQTFFKFLKKELLDPLEMNETKFHLTEEDKARFQPLFINTGALKGFTYELNELSYKKNNEAYFGGEGLISTLGDYSNFCKMLLNGGSYNGKKIITQNSINLMTKKYSQSYPNEEYADTRKLGFYYGFSLFVLENSEIDDTNSSKGIFGWSGYHNTHFWIDPEKKLFALFLSRSRQSVSNIDTQKEFRRAVYKSIME, from the coding sequence ATGAAACACCTCCTTTTATTCTTCTTCTTTTTTGTTAACTCGTTAATTTATTCTCAATTCAATGAGATAAAACTTTTACAAAAAAAATTAATTAGCGATGAAATCACTGGGAGTAATGTTGCATTAGTATATAAAGAAGGGAGTGTGATTTATTTCAATATTCAAAACTCCGGTAAAGTGGGAGACAAAAATATTTCTAACAAAAGCTATAAACCTTACAAAGAGTCACTTTTTCCAATTTGGTCAATGTCAAAACCAATTACAACCGTAGCTACGATGATCCTTTTAGAAAGAGGCCTAATTAAACTAACAGATAATGTTTCAAAGTATATCCCTTCAATGGAGAATATGAATTGTGAAACTGAAGGAGGAATTCAGCCCTGTAAAAATCAAATAAAAATTATAGATCTTTTAACTCATAGATCAGGTTTGGGTTATTACGGAAATCCAGGATATGGGTATGGGTATACAAATTCTATAAAGTATAATAACCTAGAGGAATTTGCAGATGATCTGTCGGAAGTTGTTTTAAAATTTGAGCCTGGTTCAAAATATTTTTATGGCATAAATCAAGCGGTTCTAGGAAGAATTATTGAGGTTGTTTCAAATCAAACTTTTTTTAAATTTCTTAAAAAAGAGTTGTTAGACCCCCTTGAAATGAATGAAACAAAATTTCATTTAACTGAAGAGGATAAAGCTAGATTTCAACCACTTTTTATAAATACAGGTGCTTTAAAAGGATTTACTTATGAATTAAATGAATTGTCCTACAAAAAAAATAATGAGGCTTATTTTGGAGGAGAGGGATTAATCTCAACATTGGGTGATTATTCTAATTTTTGTAAAATGCTTCTAAATGGAGGATCTTATAATGGAAAAAAAATTATAACTCAAAATAGCATTAATTTAATGACTAAAAAGTATTCACAATCATATCCAAATGAAGAATATGCGGATACAAGAAAATTGGGTTTTTATTACGGATTTTCTCTTTTTGTTTTAGAAAATTCAGAAATAGATGATACTAATTCTTCGAAAGGAATATTTGGATGGTCTGGTTACCATAATACTCATTTTTGGATTGATCCCGAAAAAAAATTATTTGCACTATTTCTTTCTAGGTCAAGGCAAAGTGTTTCAAATATCGATACTCAAAAGGAATTTAGAAGGGCTGTTTATAAATCAATAATGGAATAG
- a CDS encoding beta-lactamase family protein — protein MKSWISLIMLISFVSCEENIQLKVQNEINKTKIPAVVMGKVTKDGKMEFYSKGPSRWGRNDTINENNIFRIASMTKALGSVAALQLVEQGKITLDEPLDEYLPEMSSIKILNKENQIVNPQKSITLRHLLTHTAGFGYGFTSIKLSKWDELKNEIGWNFNYRPRMFESGTSYMYGTNIDWVGRLVEKISGMNLEDYFRDYITGPLEMNSTWFNVPDDLEKLVVSFSERDKETGKVNQKKYSKRPKTNSFNAGGGLSSSPKDYGKFLICMLNKGKLNGVEILKEETFDLMNSPQLTEFKTTHRYVPVSDVDTKARGDKDYFFDSYDNWTLAWAYEENSSIRPYGTAYWAGFFNTYFTIDFDNEFALIYMTQILPFNDMESYNLFTSFEKLIYSEIN, from the coding sequence ATGAAAAGCTGGATATCCCTAATAATGCTAATTTCATTTGTTAGCTGCGAAGAGAACATTCAATTAAAAGTCCAAAATGAAATAAATAAGACGAAAATCCCAGCTGTAGTTATGGGGAAGGTTACAAAAGATGGTAAAATGGAGTTTTATTCTAAAGGACCATCTAGATGGGGTAGAAATGATACTATTAATGAAAATAACATTTTTAGAATTGCATCTATGACCAAAGCACTAGGATCGGTTGCTGCACTGCAATTAGTTGAGCAAGGTAAAATTACATTAGATGAACCCCTAGATGAATACTTACCAGAAATGTCTTCGATAAAAATTTTAAACAAGGAAAATCAAATAGTTAATCCCCAAAAAAGCATAACTCTTAGACACCTACTTACCCATACGGCAGGGTTTGGATATGGATTTACTAGTATTAAATTATCTAAATGGGATGAACTTAAAAATGAAATTGGCTGGAATTTTAATTATCGCCCTCGTATGTTTGAATCAGGCACATCATATATGTATGGAACTAATATAGATTGGGTTGGAAGACTAGTTGAAAAAATTTCAGGGATGAATTTAGAAGATTATTTTAGAGATTATATAACTGGTCCATTAGAAATGAATAGTACCTGGTTTAATGTACCAGATGATCTGGAAAAGTTGGTTGTTTCATTTTCAGAACGAGATAAAGAAACTGGAAAAGTAAATCAAAAGAAATATTCAAAAAGGCCTAAAACTAATAGTTTTAATGCAGGCGGTGGTCTTTCAAGCTCTCCTAAAGATTATGGAAAATTTCTTATTTGTATGCTAAACAAGGGAAAATTAAACGGAGTAGAAATTCTTAAAGAAGAAACTTTTGATCTAATGAATTCTCCTCAGCTAACAGAATTTAAAACAACCCACAGATATGTTCCTGTCAGTGATGTTGATACAAAAGCCAGAGGAGATAAAGATTATTTTTTTGACAGTTATGATAACTGGACATTGGCTTGGGCATACGAAGAGAATTCATCTATTAGACCATATGGGACTGCATATTGGGCAGGCTTTTTTAATACCTATTTTACAATTGACTTTGATAATGAGTTTGCTTTGATATATATGACTCAAATATTACCATTCAATGATATGGAATCATATAATTTGTTCACCTCTTTTGAAAAATTGATTTATAGTGAAATAAACTAA
- a CDS encoding DinB family protein, translated as MNITSMLMILFLLISCNNSNTESKSIEKENTNYTVSCDLIYDYERAQQFTFKYLDAMPEENYSFKPTPEILSFREEAIHLGLVNYRYAAMIAGSYDASNEKEIMSRQELQSKKQVIEFVSNSYDVIINQINAEQDLNAKTYYYRWSCSKECLARKGFEHQSHHRGKFAIYLRLKGIKPPFEQLIFKDGDIPKRDIETEDWESTRNYLKYKKLVD; from the coding sequence ATGAATATAACATCAATGCTTATGATTTTATTTCTTTTAATCTCTTGTAACAATTCAAACACTGAAAGTAAGAGTATCGAAAAAGAAAATACTAACTACACTGTATCTTGTGATCTAATTTACGATTATGAAAGAGCGCAGCAATTCACCTTTAAGTATTTGGATGCTATGCCAGAAGAAAATTATAGTTTTAAACCAACCCCAGAAATCTTGTCTTTTAGAGAAGAAGCTATTCATCTTGGTCTTGTAAATTATAGATATGCAGCTATGATAGCAGGTAGCTATGACGCTAGTAATGAAAAAGAGATTATGAGCCGTCAAGAATTACAATCAAAAAAGCAAGTAATAGAATTTGTTTCTAATAGCTATGATGTAATTATTAACCAAATTAATGCCGAACAGGACCTTAATGCAAAAACATATTACTATAGATGGAGTTGTAGCAAGGAATGCCTCGCAAGAAAAGGCTTTGAGCATCAATCACACCATAGAGGGAAATTTGCGATATATCTTCGATTAAAAGGTATTAAACCACCATTTGAACAATTAATTTTTAAAGATGGAGATATACCAAAAAGAGATATAGAAACGGAAGATTGGGAATCAACAAGGAATTATTTAAAATATAAAAAGCTCGTTGATTAA